The genomic DNA GTGCTTAATCGCTCATTTTTGATATTAGTATTTTTACCAAACGTTGGTTGGTAGAGTCGCCGAAGTGCACTAGGCTATTCGCTGGAACCATCAACGAATTCGCTCCGGTTATTAATTAATCGAAACGGAATAACGTAAATCAATATAAAGCAGAAGCTAGCCGTTTCTGCTTTTTTATTTTCAAATTTAGCGGTTAATTTTATTTTAAGATAAGCACGGTTTCAGTCACGGCAACTCAATGACTTAGCGATACTGAGCAAGATTCGCGTCATATTATGACAATGCATTGATGATTTATGCGTTTGAAAAGCATATCCTATGCCTTTATGTCGTAGAAAGACCTGTTTACCGTGTATTCAAAAATATTTTCCTCTCCGTTTGCTGAGCTTTCACCTGTAAAAAAAGTTGCGATTTTAGGACTGCCACTTATTGCAGCAATTGGTGTTGCTTTGCAATCGTCACAATCGAATCTGACCAAAACGGTCGATTTAAATTTACCTGATTCAACTGTGATTGAGTCTATCTTGTCATCTTCTCCTGTTGTGGTTATTGAACCACCAACGTTTGAGTATCAAATTCAAACTGGTGACAACTTAAGTAGCATTTTCACTCAGCTTGGTTTCTCTTACAAATCGATGATGAGTGTGATGGAAACCGACTTAAACTTCCTTGCACTCGACACGCTTCGCCCTGGTAATACGTTACGTTTTTGGCGTGATGAAGCGACTGGCGATCTTTCCAAAATGGAACTTCAATTCAGCGTTGCCGACAAGGTGGTTTATCGTCTGCTTGAAGATGGCTCTTATGAATTTGAAGACATCTCGATTCCTGGTGAGTGGAAGCAAAAACCTTTAGTGGGTGACATTCAAGGCAGCTTCTCTGTTTCGGCAAACAAACTTGGCTTGAATAGCCTTGAGATCGACCACATTGTTACGCTGCTAAAAGATAAACTGAACTTTAGTCGTGATCTGCGTGCTGGCGACCAGTTTGAAGTGCTGCAAAAAGCGCAGTTTGTTGATGGTGTTGCCACAGGTAAGCGCGAGATTGAAGCGATTAAGATCATCAACAAGAACCGTGTTGTGTCTGCGTATCTGCATACCGATGGTCAATACTACGATGCCAATGGCGATAGCTTGCAACGAGCTTTCCAACGTTATCCTGTAAGTAGCAGCTGGCGCCAAAGTTCTCAGTTTAATCCTAAACGTTTACACCCTGTGACTGGCCGAATTTCACCACATAATGGTACTGACTTTGCCACACCGATTGGTACGCCCGTTCAGGCAACGGGTG from Vibrio chagasii includes the following:
- a CDS encoding peptidoglycan DD-metalloendopeptidase family protein, whose amino-acid sequence is MYSKIFSSPFAELSPVKKVAILGLPLIAAIGVALQSSQSNLTKTVDLNLPDSTVIESILSSSPVVVIEPPTFEYQIQTGDNLSSIFTQLGFSYKSMMSVMETDLNFLALDTLRPGNTLRFWRDEATGDLSKMELQFSVADKVVYRLLEDGSYEFEDISIPGEWKQKPLVGDIQGSFSVSANKLGLNSLEIDHIVTLLKDKLNFSRDLRAGDQFEVLQKAQFVDGVATGKREIEAIKIINKNRVVSAYLHTDGQYYDANGDSLQRAFQRYPVSSSWRQSSQFNPKRLHPVTGRISPHNGTDFATPIGTPVQATGDGKVIMTRKHPYAGNYVVIQHGSTYKTRYLHLSKILVRKGQTVSRGQRIGLSGKTGRVTGAHLHYELIERGRPVDAMKANIPMADSVPKKEKSTFVAARDEADALLQKALEAQSSKS